In one window of Mytilus trossulus isolate FHL-02 chromosome 7, PNRI_Mtr1.1.1.hap1, whole genome shotgun sequence DNA:
- the LOC134724930 gene encoding coiled-coil domain-containing protein 86-like, giving the protein MSELKKKSENPENITRGKPKSGRVWKNVQNQRFSDIKQVKSFKTSWSNKMKKKAEKKSIMDFEKRLKDEKTREKEDKRQRKVEKEKRRIENQRKSEIVQPIKNTAKIKRMKKKQLRLLEKR; this is encoded by the coding sequence ATGTCAGAACTAAAAAAGAAGAGTGAAAACCCAGAAAACATAACACGAGGAAAACCTAAATCTGGCAGAGTATGGAAAAATGTGCAAAACCAAAGATTTTCAGATATTAAACAAGTTAAGTCTTTCAAGActtcatggtcaaataaaatgaagaagaaaGCAGAGAAGAAGTCAATAATGGATTTTGAAAAACGTTTGAAAGATGAGAAAACCAGAGAAAAGGAGGACAAAAGACAGAGAAAAGTAGAGAAAGAGAAGAGAAGAATAGAAAATCAGAGGAAATCAGAAATTGTTCAACCGATAAAAAATACAGCAAAAATCAAGAGAATGAAAAAGAAACAGCTAAGACTTCTAGAAAAAAGGTGA